From a single Lolium rigidum isolate FL_2022 chromosome 7, APGP_CSIRO_Lrig_0.1, whole genome shotgun sequence genomic region:
- the LOC124677095 gene encoding zinc finger BED domain-containing protein RICESLEEPER 2-like, which produces MEHSMIQHVVEYPDEHEVGGGMKVEVAYDGVHSAAVHQSAFRYKHKKRSKVWEEYKPIFLNGKVQFAECLYCHNRLSCKDSNGTSHLWRHQKICPGKPESAERRQQKDSYFPYVSVNEHSPVSPIDPVNAIISETLDDIGSVIPSRFKSKVWKEFVPVHVEGKLQAADCIHCQKRLSANKFGGRSHLSRHLLTCPGRRGGSVHNHQKIQFHPSSAPTLKSRVHDELSPALTNGKVQIAEYSNKLFRTSSSGETAPIIRPIQMVPAHQFPPASDGTSVKKEKTSFVNISTDTSARKFDKGTAYQELAKMIILHGYPFSVVEHEEMRRFIKNLNPMVDAVSRDVMEEHCTALFQKEKLNLKDIITLSARRVSLSASIWTPDGPEATVNYLCLTAHFIGEDWKVHRVIIKFGMFWSSPTNLERIIHCKEAAVSESESGSYNVIWDAIRDWNLEHKILSLTSVGDVRNNANTVQLKEMLMEKKCLPIRGMLYNIACLDDVLNSVVSQGQADILRLVGDAAMDFFVARASSPSAQQQLLEVISQMSLKCPQEDAKWWHKFYFRLEVLLQFKKSFPSENVLNPEDMSVADSICKVLRTFYRVIEVISCPSSVTANVYFNEVWKVRTVLQEEASNGLGEISRLVMEMQEAFHGYWQNSYLWLSIPVVLDPRFKISFIDFRLKRAFGTNSESYLSEIRETVRELFNEYCNPTDRPSTASDSAALDADDLLDDWDQHLNEQASCQISTELDDYLEDGLVPRKDDFDILNWWMNHATKYPTLAAMAQDILAMPASAVQSEAAFSSSGPVIPKHHSTLSIKTIEALVCAQDWMK; this is translated from the exons ATGGAGCATTCCATGATCCAGCACGTCGTGGAGTACCCCGACGAGCACGAGGTGGGCGGCGGCATGAAGGTGGAGGTGGCCTATGACGGGGTTCACAGCGCTGCGGTTCACCAGAGCGCGTTCCGGTACAAGCACAAGAAGAGGTCCAAGGTCTGGGAGGAGTACAAGCCCATCTTCCTCAACGGGAAGGTCCAGTTCGCCGAGTGCCTCTACTGCCACAACCGCCTCAGCTGCAAGGACTCCAACGGGACCAGCCATCTGTGGCGGCACCAGAAGATCTGCCCCGGCAAGCCCGAGTCGGCCGAGAGGCGGCAGCAGAAGGATTCCTACTTCCCGTATG TTTCGGTGAACGAACACAGTCCAGTTTCACCGATTGATCCGGTCAACGCGATCATTTCGGAGACGCTTGACGACATAGGTTCAGTAATTCCCAGCAGATTCAAGTCGAAGGTGTGGAAGGAGTTTGTGCCCGTCCACGTCGAGGGGAAGCTCCAGGCTGCGGATTGCATTCACTGCCAAAAACGTCTCAGCGCAAATAAGTTTGGAGGGAGAAGCCATCTGAGCCGGCATCTTCTAACCTGCCCAGGACGGCGTGGTGGAAGTGTCCACAATCATCAGAAGATTCAGTTTCACCCTTCGAGTGCACCTACTTTAAAGTCCAGGGTGCATGATGAGCTCTCGCCTGCCTTGACGAATGGGAAGGTTCAGATTGCAGAATACTCCAACAAGCTCTTCAGGACTAGTAGCTCGGGTGAAACAGCTCCTATAATACGTCCTATTCAAATGGTGCCAGCACATCAGTTCCCACCAGCATCTGATGGTACAAGCGTGAAGAAAGAAAAGACTTCATTCGTGAACATTTCAACTGACACGAGCGCCAGGAAGTTTGATAAAGGAACAGCTTATCAGGAGTTAGCCAAGATGATAATTTTACATGGGTATCCCTTTTCAGTTGTGGAGCATGAAGAAATGAGAAGGTTTATAAAGAACCTCAACCCTATGGTTGACGCAGTTTCTCGTGatgttatggaggaacattgcactgCTTTATTTCAAAAGGAAAAGCTAAATCTTAAGGATATAATTACACTTTCAGCCCGACGTGTGTCTCTGTCAGCAAGCATCTGGACTCCTGATGGACCTGAGGCAACAGTAAATTACCTCTGTTTGACAGCACATTTTATTGGTGAAGACTGGAAAGTTCACAGAGTAATAATCAAGTTTGGCATGTTTTGGTCCTCGCCTACAAATTTGGAAAGAATAATACATTGCAAGGAGGCTGCTGTCTCAGAATCAGAGAGTGGATCATACAACGTCATATGGGATGCAATTAGAGACTGGAATCTTGAACATAAGATTTTGAGCTTGACTTCTGTCGGTGATGTTAGGAACAATGCAAACACGGTGCAGCTGAAGGAAATGCTCATGGAGAAGAAGTGCCTTCCTATCAGAGGCATGCTATACAACATTGCTTGTCTGGATGACGTCTTAAATAGCGTTGTTTCTCAAGGGCAAGCAGATATACTTCGCCTTGTTGGTGATGCAGCAATGGATTTTTTTGTGGCACGTGCATCCTCACCATCGGCCCAACAACAGCTTCTGGAAGTCATTTCACAGATGAGTTTGAAGTGTCCACAAGAAGATGCTAAGTGGTGGCACAAATTTTATTTTAGGCTTGAAGTACTTTTGCAGTTCAAGAAGTCGTTTCCTTCTGAAAATGTGCTGAATCCAGAAGATATGAGCGTTGCTGACTCTATTTGCAAGGTTTTGAGGACATTTTATCGCGTCATTGAAGTTATTTCTTGCCCTAGCTCTGTCACAGCAAATGTATATTTCAATGAGGTTTGGAAAGTGAGGACAGTTCTGCAAGAAGAAGCATCGAACGGTCTAGGAGAAATCTCTAGACTGGTTATGGAGATGCAGGAAGCGTTCCATGGGTATTGGCAAAATTCATACTTGTGGTTGTCGATACCTGTTGTTCTGGATCCTAGATTCAAAATCAGCTTCATTGATTTTCGGCTGAAACGAGCTTTTGGCACGAATTCAGAGAGTTACTTATCTGAAATCCGCGAAACAGTCCGGGAACTGTTCAATGAATACTGCAATCCTACGGATCGACCAAGCACTGCTTCAGATAGTGCGGCTTTGGACGCCGATGATCTGTTAGATGATTGGGATCAGCATCTGAATGAACAAGCAAGTTGCCAGATATCTACAGAGCTCGATGACTACCTTGAAGATGGTCTAGTTCCACGGAAGGACGATTTTGACATTTTGAACTGGTGGATGAACCATGCCACGAAGTACCCGACGCTAGCAGCCATGGCACAGGACATATTAGCCATGCCAGCCTCTGCTGTTCAATCGGAAGCAGCCTTCAGTAGCAGTGGACCAGTAATTCCAAAGCACCACAGCACATTGAGCATCAAGACGATCGAAGCTCTTGTTTGTGCTCAAGATTGGATGAAATAA